Part of the Amblyomma americanum isolate KBUSLIRL-KWMA chromosome 7, ASM5285725v1, whole genome shotgun sequence genome, gagtaacacgcctccctttattttcctgtccggactacttccgtacctttcacagccgTTGCACTcgatgtatgaaacggagcatAGGTGCTCCAAGATGTACCACTGCCAAGGCATTATACATGGTACACCTCTGTATGGTTATACAGTGGTGTACCATAGTTCTGCAGCCACTGCAAACTCATTCCAAACTTTGAACTGTATAAAGCAGAACAGTCAgaagtgctttctttttaagAATACAATTTGAAGCACAGCTTAAAAGCATAGTCCTTAGCTTCACAAAATTTTCCAGTGCCGAAATATTAATAACAAGTCGCAAAAGAAGTTTTTAACACGGTGATGTTTAGTGAACGAGAGCACaaggacaaaacaaaaataaaatcccATAAATTCAACCCTAGAATGGGGTAAGCAAGCAGGTCCTACCTGAAGTTTGTGCTTCTCGCAGTCAGGTCGGCACGGACGAGCTCCAATGCAAGCGTTGTAAACTTGGCTCAGCTTTTGCCGCAACACTGCACATAATTGACTCGCTAGTAAGACCGCTCGCCAGAAACATTGATCCACTGTTCCTTACCATATTCAGCATAGCTGTAAAGAGCTAGTGACAGCAGCACTGCAGCCAATTGGAAGTTGAGGCCCTGCGGTCGAACGCAAAACAGCAAGCATGAGCAAGATTCGATGGGGCATGTCACATGCCTTCTAGCCATGTTGAATGAAAATTGGAGCCCAAAAACCAAGACCAATGGACAGCCACACAATAGCTCAGTGTGTGGTTCTAATTTTCCTTTTCATATTTAATATCATTTTCCTCTGAACAGCATCGAAATCTATATGAGGCAGTATACTGCAGGAGCTGTAAAATGTGATAGGTTTTAACGTAGTTCTACCAAGTAGACATGCGAAAACGTGTGTTcgcattcttcgcctcttctttctggcatctgcatgtgcacgcaaccatGTTTCTCACTCTTCATTTTCACACCCTCTGCACTCAGTGGCAGCTTAAACAACGTCCTCCTCTTAATCCGAGCTTACATGAGTTGCTCCGAGGCTTCACAAAAGATTCTTGGTAGGGTTCGACCCcattaagtagtgctttcgcaacaaaacagGATAAAGAACCACTCCCCAATAGAATTGAAAGTCTGAAATTttcagagcaggaagtgaaaaaaaaaagagaaaggaggtGGTACAAAGAGCAAGTGCAATGTGGACCTGTTCAATAGACATAACAGAGAGCCTGGCTTTTGATAGCATTTCTTATATTTCCCCTCCTTTTATAGCAAGCAATTTCTTTATACCATAGCCTAGTTTTTCAACATTCTAAAGAGCAGTCCTAAACAGCAGGAAAAATGCAGGAATATATAGTACAGTGAAAAACGTGTGCTTTTGGCCTTGCAGGTACGACAATATGAAGTAGCATTCCATCTACAGCACTCACATGGAGGAGAGCGCTGGTCGCATACGTCAGCAACAAGGCGCCAAGGTTGCCCAAACCTGGCCGGGAAACCTGGAAAACATCTGCACACAAAGAGTCGATAAATAGGTACTTCAGAAACATTGTCACAAATGAAACTGCATGACACAAAGACAAAGAGTGAGGAAGGGCACACACTAACGCAGTCTTGCAACTGGCATTTTAGTGAAATAAAATTTGAAGCAGCCTTCATGTAATGTAATATGAATTTCAGCATCAGCTCTATGAGTAAGGGAAATGTGGAAGAAAGATTAAGACCAGAGAATGTGCTTGAGGCTCAGCTGCAAGCTTATTTAACTCTAATGACAGTTAAATTAGTGTTGTGACTAGTTTAAAAATGAGACCGATGCCAATAAGTCATGTGACCTTGCATGAGACGATGCCATTCTTGCTATAGATGTTGTGGAAAATGCAAGCGTTAATGTTTCTTTTTGAGGCATAGCTATAACCATCACAAGTAGCTCCACtaagagagaaaaacatttattgaaatctcaatgaggttagcggtgggtcgtcgtcttcatcgtgtCCACTAAGCAACCTTCTGGCCCAGTTAAATCACCCCCTCACCCACCAGCGCCCTACTTACAGTGCTTGAGCCAAGTGTGCATGGCGCGGTTCCAGTGCACTACTACTTGGACCAGTGACCGGGGTAGCTCCACGTCCAGCGGGGAGCACAGCTGCAGtgtcctgcacacacacacaacactgcatTCACTGCTGTTGTCCTTCGTAGAGACAATCCTTTTTGAGTAACACAGTGCGAGGCTATGAAACACTTTCTGGAGGCATGGGGATGCAAGTTCCCACACCCACAGCGGCTGCAGCTGTATCACATACTTTCTGTACTTACGAGGGTTACTTCCAACTAGTATGAAAGAACTTATGTGCAGCGTCTGGAAAAAGGATGGAAGAAAAGCCAAGGCAGCATAGCATAAAATAGTCTATTTTGAAGTATTAGAACATTGTGTCCCCTTCAGGCACTGTGTCCACAACACTATCGAATCTCTCCTACACAAGGCGTGATTTCCACAAAAGTGGAATGAACAAACCTGCTGCAGTCTGAAAAATCTTGTGTAGAAAAATGTCGAGTCAGGCATGCAAAATGAATGCAGGAATTGGCTTTTTTAAATGGATGGCGCAGTGTTTTACAGTACCTCTGGTATGGCTCCGACGAGCGTTAGTTTTCATTGTTGCTTGTTTTGCAAACATAAACACTTGTATGTGCCTAAAACCTGTTGATTTGTTTACACGACGATTTAACATTACGACAAGAATGAGTCAAAAGAAGTAGAATTGAGATATTGAATATAATGCTGAGTCACAATATGGATACACAAGGACCCAAGAGTAAATGCATAATAATTAACTTGGGAAGGATGAAATTTTTTCTGCGCAATTCTGGCATGCTCCTCACAAAAATCTGCAATTCTGAAAATTTCTCCCCCACAGGATCGTAACTCAAGCCTGAAAGAGATACAGACCTCTGCCCGTACCACATGTTACGTACGACATGTGAGAAATACCTAAAACATATTTCATTCCAGGAGTTTGTGAATTTGACCTGGCTCAAGACACAGAACCTACTTAAGACTGCCACCATTATGACGCATTCTCATGTGAGAGATAGCACTTTGCTGCCTTACTTCGCTGCGTGAGACCGTTACATGCCTTCCGAATTATATCATGTACCTATAAATAACATCACACACACTACTCCCTGCTCCCGAGTCACGACAGCAGAAGTTACAGTGGCATGCTGATGTGATCTATGTCTGCCACTATTGTTCTCATGCGCCTCTCCACTATTCAGCTAAAGAAGCTCATAAGCTAACGACTTTGTGCCACTACTGCTTTAATAATCTGACCCTTTACAGGAGTGGTTCAAAAGGCATTGCTAACTCTTGTAGAACCTGCACTGACTCTTTTATTTAGGATCTATTATGCCTATCTTCGAAAGTTCTCGTGACCATACACAAACTGTACTCTTATTCAGAGACAATACTTTATTGCTTTATGAAGTGAAAAGGTCATAAAAGCAATTTAAATTTCCAGCTCCTTCATTGCGCAGCCAGAAATTGAGAGGCGTATTGCTGTTATCAGAAATGCAGACTAAATTGAATCCACACTTTATGCTTTGGCTGTGATGATAGTGTTCAGTTTTGTACACAACTCCTGTTACACATGTCGTTTCATCCTTAATTATACAGCTCAGttaaaaaactaacaaaaaaatgTCAGGGCACAACAAAGGCCACAGAGAGGAACATAGGTTTCGGAACGCCCCATTCCCGTTCATAGTGGTGAGTGTAATAGAGTGCAAAGCTGCAGCTGATAATGAGGGCAGAACGACTTGCCAGGATCCATCGTGACTGACGCCCGCCGCCACAGCACTGGCCTCAGATAGGAAAGTGATGAAGTAGTGGCTGAAGCGGAAGGCTAGCGCATCCCGGTACGCAGCCAGCCACCTGCAAAGCCAGTTTGTTGAATATCAAATGTTAACACTTTAATGCATGAAATATATGCAAGAAAATAATACAGTGAAAAGGCTAaccttcgacattgttattgcgctactcacgGTTTACATAAAccagaacgacacatacagacagggcgcaaaatGCTAACACTCAATTTTTTTGTTGTCCAGGTTAAAAAAATGCCACTGAACCTCGTCTCTGAACGCAGGTGTGAGCATGAAGTGTTTGCAATACACAGCTTAGCACAAGGCTATGTTAAAAAAGGGTATTTAATGTTTTTATTAATGATGAAACAACTATGAAATTTTCTGTAAGCATCTATTCCTGCGTGTCGATTTCAAATATGTCATTCAATTTAATGTAAAAtgagtccttgtgcacttatgtaATAAGTTATGCAAGTTATTTGTCGAGAACTTTTTAATCCTTTGTAGGACAGCAGGATGCATGTTGTTCCGCTTGCTCAAGTGGCAGAAAACAAACAATGGTGCATCTGCGTATCATATTTTCACGAATACTGCCAAATAATCAAACAAACCATTCACATTACTTTTGTTCGTTAACAGGCCTCCTTGGTGTTATGACTGTTTTTACAAGCGAGGGTGTAAAGTTTGGCGTGGCTTATATTGACAGAAAAAATAAGATCTGAAAAACTGTGACGCTTTAGAGCCTTTTCCATCAGTCAACTGCTTCACAGTACTTCTTGAAGCAATTTTCAGTTCTATTGCAAGTTTTCATGTGCATCTATAAGAATGAGGTAAGAATACATATCAAATTTTGTGTATTTTTACAAACTAATGGGTACAAATGTGTACCCCCTTTTTTCTACAAAACTAGTAGCCGAAGAGCCTTGAAAGTATGTTGTTCAATTTTTAAAGTCATTCTGAATGCAATTTTACCATCTAAGTGCATGCGAGGCACGCATACAGCTTGCATTTTATAAACGGTTAGGAAATTTTTGTGCAGGAAAGTTGCCAAAATGTATGCCATTAGTTTTTCTTGACATCAAGGTATGCAATAAATGTAAAATGATTATTGTGCCTACCATAAAACTTGAGTTATAGCGTtctgaagttgccacttcagaaacatGAATGCAAACTTTTCTTCCCATTTCTGAAGCAGCAACTTCAAAACCCTATAAATCTTCTGTAACAGGCAGGATGATAAGCTTACCCTTACAGAATtccttgatgtcaagagaaaccaatggcatgcatatTAGCAAGTTCCCTACAacaaaatttcttgaaagctcttgACAAAAAAACTTGCATATCTCATTACATAAGTGCATAAGGACTTGTTTTCCATGAAATTAAATGAGAAATTTAAAATCATCcagcaaaaatacatgctcctCAAAGATTCTGTCACTGTGACTGCATTAAAGAATAATTTTCTCAGGCCCTCTAACACTGGTAAGTTCACTGAGCCATAGAAGAATGTCTTAGTATATAACAAGTGTAGCTTAGACTCATTCTGGTATGTCACAGTGTGAACAATGCTGTACTGCAATATGATATCAAGTTCTTCCCGTAGCCGAGACTAAAGCAATCTAGATAGGCTACTCAGAGAGGTGCGCTCTGTCGTCTTTATTTTTGCAAGCTTTGATGTTTGCTTACTGATGGCTGCCCAAAACTTCCACAAGAGTTCACAAGCACCTCCTTCGCCAAATTGTTAGCGTTTAATCATAGCCATACTGTATTCAAGTTCCAACAGCTATGTCATGTTGCATCAACGCAGAGAGGCTCAAACTATTACTGACTTATTAACCTGACACGGAATGAgtcaaaacaatttttaattcGCAGTCACTAACACAAGATTGTAACAAGTGTTCAGTGTAGTTGGATTTAATGTGTTGCCTTGTCATATTTCATAGGCAACATTAACAACAGCAAAGGAGAAATGGGCATCCATTTTATAACTATCTTGGTCATTCCTTACTGCACAGAACAAGCTTCTGTTTAGCGTGAGTGCAAACAGGCTCAATTTGTATGCAGGCTAGGCTAGGTTAACACTGGGTATTAGCTGTCTAATTACTATAATACATAACAAGTGACCGCACGTTGGTTGAGCAGGACTTGTGGATGGGCACTTGTTGCACAACACTTGCATACAATGCAACTATTAAGGCTATATCCTGAATGGATCCTCAGCCAAGCCCAGTCAatttgtacccattagaaaaagaTTAGAGGGCTGGGCACACAGTGTCACAGCAGAAGCCTTGCCTGAGGCCCAGAGTATTGGACAGCAGCCAGGTTGACCAGCAGTTGGAGACGGTCAGGCAGGTGTAGGACAGCATCAGGCTGCGACCCAGAGCAAGCAACCAGGGCCCAAACCCAAGGCTCGCCAAAAGCGTGGGCTCCAGGCTCCTGGAGTATGTGTCATAGCCAACCCAAGGCCCAAACGGTGCAGTGCCCGCATGCAGCAGGTAGCCCAGCATGGCCACGGGACCTGGCAGTCCCAGCCGGCCTCGGTCTAGGTCGACGGCCAGCGATATGAGCTTCATGCACAGCACCAGCTGGCATCCTGCACCCCACCACCAAGGAAAGCCGCTGTTGTGGCTGCCCTAGACAGCCTTCGCTGCCTAGCAGGTATCCTACCTCGAACTTGGTGCCAGGACGTCGGCTCGACCAGCCGTAGCTCACTGCAAGAAAGATGCCACAATCAATACTTAGTTCCGTGAGACCCACTACAAGGCTAGATGTTACACATATTAACCTTGGAAaaagctcaaaacaaaggcaatCATGAATGGCAGAGCATCTGAAGTCAGTGCCCATGCCACCTTTTCGTTGTGAGTGGGTGCCTTTGTTTCGCACTGCTTTTTGGGTCCGATTATGCTTAGTTCAACTGGCACAGTTATAACTGCGATCAGTTATATTGCGATAAGCTATATTAGATATCACGCAAATTCGAACGCAGTCAGACACACTTGTGCGACAGTTTGTGGGCCCACAATCTTTGCCCCAGAAGCCGCTGTCTCACCAAGTGTGACAGTGACACAATGCCGGGAAAACGACTTGACAGGCTCCTTATGCTATCACATAAAATCTGGCCAGAATCAATGGCCAATTTCTAAAGATCAGCAAATGGCAGCGCTGCCTATGAGTAAAGCAGTAAGCTGTTCACAGATCTACAAGTGTATTGAACAGCTTATCATAGTTCACATGAATGCCGGAAGTGGCATTACAATCCACTTGCCAACAAATTACATGGGCCTAATGGTGATTATAGCAAATTGTATGATCAAAGTGTCACAGTGGCAAGAGAGCCAGCGAAAGCCAGAGATTAACTGCGTGCATGGTGGTGCTGCACTCAACAATGCGCGTCACTGTTATATGATAACATTCTGCATTGCCAATAGGGAATTGAAGCTACGGAAAGATACTCAAGTGACACTGTAATTGTTCTACTGTGAAACCAAAAATCACTGCCGATAAGCACTTGGATCACAACATAAGCGACACCCTATTTTGAACTCTCAGAGATGTGCACCTAACTGATAGCACTCTTCATTCCAGAGCCTCTTCCAGATGCTCGGAGACTGGCGTCGTGAAAGCAGAGCAAAGATT contains:
- the por gene encoding protein-serine O-palmitoleoyltransferase por, encoding MDFDYEDENFPEEEYYFDDEETGDVVALSDLYTHCLVPTLRDGLRAAVVLLPACLLLRTVVSARLLPAGGVWVHTLSALLGLCCLYALVGHLTAYVAGLALLGTALLTGLHQHRGLACALLVAVFVVACELRLVEPTSWHQVRGCQLVLCMKLISLAVDLDRGRLGLPGPVAMLGYLLHAGTAPFGPWVGYDTYSRSLEPTLLASLGFGPWLLALGRSLMLSYTCLTVSNCWSTWLLSNTLGLRWLAAYRDALAFRFSHYFITFLSEASAVAAGVSHDGSWTLQLCSPLDVELPRSLVQVVVHWNRAMHTWLKHYVFQVSRPGLGNLGALLLTYATSALLHGLNFQLAAVLLSLALYSYAEYVLRQKLSQVYNACIGARPCRPDCEKHKLQANNWGVRGANLALGLLAAFHLAYLGLMFDSESLQEQGYSMQHTLGKWSELQFASHWVALATFIFYLLI